One region of Carya illinoinensis cultivar Pawnee chromosome 8, C.illinoinensisPawnee_v1, whole genome shotgun sequence genomic DNA includes:
- the LOC122318847 gene encoding galactinol synthase 2-like codes for MAPDITTAGLITKAASMPSRAYVTFLAGNGDYVKGVVGLAKGLRKAKTKYPLVVAILPDVPEEHRDILVSQGCIVKEIEPVYPPENQTQFAMAYYVINYSKLRIWEFVEYSKMIYLDGDIQVFENIDHLFDLPDNYFYAVMDCFCEKTWSHSPQHKVGYCQQCPDKVKWPAKLGPKPPLYFNAGMFVYEPNMTTYHDLLRTLKTTPPTPFAEQDFLNMFFRDVYKPIPPVYNLVLALMWRHPENIELDKVKVVHYCAAGSKPWRYTGEEQNMDREDIEMLVKKWWDIYNDESLDYKNTVPAGEGKAGDEQKNLQAFLAALFVAGVVNYVSAPSAA; via the exons atgGCTCCTGACATCACCACCGCCGGGCTTATAACCAAGGCTGCCAGCATGCCCAGCAGGGCATACGTTACGTTCTTGGCCGGCAACGGGGACTACGTGAAAGGTGTGGTCGGGTTGGCAAAGGGCCTGAGAAAGGCGAAGACAAAGTACCCACTGGTGGTGGCAATCTTACCGGACGTGCCCGAGGAGCACCGTGACATTCTGGTGTCTCAGGGTTGCATAGTGAAGGAGATTGAGCCGGTTTATCCACCTGAGAACCAAACCCAGTTTGCCATGGCATATTACGTTATCAATTACTCCAAGCTTCGTATTTGGGAG TTTGTGGAGTACAGCAAGATGATCTACCTAGACGGAGACATTCAAGTTTTTGAGAATATAGATCACCTCTTTGATCTCCCAGACAACTATTTCTATGCAGTGATGGATTGCTTCTGTGAGAAAACATGGAGCCACAGTCCACAACACAAGGTTGGCTACTGCCAGCAGTGCCCAGACAAGGTCAAGTGGCCTGCTAAGTTAGGCCCCAAGCCTCCCCTCTACTTCAATGCTGGCATGTTTGTGTATGAACCCAACATGACCACATACCATGACCTCCTCAGGACACTCAAAACTACCCCGCCTACCCCTTTTGCTGAGCAG GACTTTCTGAACATGTTCTTTAGGGATGTTTACAAGCCGATCCCTCCAGTTTACAACCTTGTCCTGGCCTTGATGTGGCGCCATCCAGAAAACATCGAGCTTGACAAGGTCAAAGTTGTTCACTACTGTGCTGCT GGGTCAAAGCCATGGAGGTATACTGGCGAGGAACAGAACATGGACAGGGAAGACATCGAGATgctggtgaagaaatggtgggaTATATACAACGATGAGTCATTGGACTACAAGAATACTGTGCCTGCAGGAGAGGGTAAAGCAGGGGATGAGCAGAAGAACCTGCAAGCATTTTTGGCGGCACTTTTCGTGGCTGGTGTCGTTAACTACGTTTCAGCCCCATCCGCCGCTTAG
- the LOC122318848 gene encoding trafficking protein particle complex subunit 4-like, with product MAAIYSLYIINKSGGLIFYKDYGSAGRMDTNDSLRVASLWHSMHAISQQLSPVVGCSGIELLEADTFDLHCFQSLTGTKFFVVSEPGTQQMESLLKVIYELYIDYVLKNPFYEMEMPIRCELFDIHLTQAIQKDRVALSGR from the exons ATGGCGGCAATTTATAGCCTCTACATCATCAATAAGTCTGGTGGCTTGATCTTCTACAAG GATTATGGATCTGCTGGGCGGATGGACACTAATGATAGTTTGAGGGTGGCGAGTTTATGGCACTCGATGCATGCAATCTCTCAGCAGTTATCGCCAGTAGTAGGTTGTTCAGGGATTGAGCTCCTTGAAGCGGATACATTTGATCTCCATTGCTTCCAATCACTTACCG GGACAAAGTTCTTTGTGGTCTCTGAGCCAGGGACACAGCAAATGGAAAGTCTTCTCAAAGTCATTTATGAATTGTACATAGATTACGTCTTGAAGAATCCCTTCTATGAGATGGAGATGCCCATAAGGTGTGAGCTTTTTGATATTCACTTGACACAAGCAATACAGAAGGATCGTGTTGCCTTGTCAGGCCGATGA